A portion of the Pseudarthrobacter defluvii genome contains these proteins:
- a CDS encoding ArsR/SmtB family transcription factor: protein MTAYWAEDLALIARAMGEASRARILVALMDARAWTATELAGCARISKGTATTHLNHLVDVGLLDEVRQGRHRYVRLKNQGVADAIEAMVRLSPSPGPEVPTTYRGGRHKQELQHGRTCYQHLAGAMGVKLTALWQTRGFITPAWEVSGAGFDWAESIGLRFPDKPPRPLVRPCLDWTERVDHAAGVLPDLFTQHALSSGWLKRGSHPRSVVLTESGAGRLAGLGLANALGAPIGADL from the coding sequence ATGACAGCGTATTGGGCTGAGGACCTCGCCCTGATAGCCAGGGCGATGGGAGAAGCGTCGCGGGCGCGGATCCTGGTTGCCCTCATGGATGCCCGGGCCTGGACAGCCACAGAACTTGCCGGCTGTGCGCGGATCAGCAAGGGCACGGCCACCACGCATTTGAACCATCTCGTTGATGTCGGCCTGCTGGATGAAGTGCGCCAGGGGCGGCACCGGTATGTACGGTTGAAGAACCAGGGTGTAGCCGACGCGATCGAAGCCATGGTCCGGCTCAGTCCTTCACCCGGCCCGGAAGTTCCCACGACCTACCGCGGGGGCAGGCATAAGCAGGAGCTGCAACATGGCCGGACCTGCTACCAGCATTTGGCCGGGGCAATGGGGGTCAAACTGACCGCCCTGTGGCAAACCCGTGGGTTCATCACCCCGGCTTGGGAGGTGAGCGGGGCCGGGTTTGACTGGGCGGAATCGATTGGCCTGCGGTTCCCCGACAAGCCGCCACGCCCTTTGGTCCGGCCGTGCCTGGACTGGACCGAACGTGTTGACCATGCCGCCGGCGTGCTGCCGGATCTTTTCACCCAGCACGCACTGTCGTCAGGATGGCTCAAGCGCGGATCGCATCCCCGCTCCGTCGTCCTGACTGAATCAGGCGCCGGGCGGCTTGCCGGCTTGGGACTGGCCAATGCGCTTGGAGCCCCCATAGGCGCTGATTTATGA
- a CDS encoding GAF and ANTAR domain-containing protein — MSATDQVQNLILESADFEDFLNELARFSAHQMAGDGDDALCGITLLRDRKAATIGWSSPSAREVDEIQYSLSQGPCLTAAKEEREVYVPDLLQEDRWGPDYAAAVASHGLRSVFSLPFHLQGEARAALNLYSDFPHKFDGRAAERARDFTREISQALRLAVRFSLHADSATNLKATLESRTIIDIAVGIVMAQNRCSQEAAVEILTEASSNSNTKLRDIAKSLVDSVGGPGARTYYQEPGKVGSGPSA; from the coding sequence TTGAGCGCAACCGACCAGGTGCAGAACCTGATCCTGGAAAGCGCTGATTTCGAGGATTTCCTTAACGAACTCGCCCGGTTCTCCGCCCACCAAATGGCAGGGGACGGCGACGATGCCCTGTGCGGCATCACCTTGCTCCGTGACCGCAAGGCAGCCACCATTGGCTGGAGCAGCCCCTCGGCGCGGGAAGTGGACGAGATCCAGTACTCCCTTTCCCAAGGTCCTTGCCTGACTGCGGCGAAGGAAGAACGGGAAGTCTACGTTCCGGATCTGCTGCAGGAGGACCGGTGGGGCCCGGACTATGCCGCTGCGGTTGCCTCGCATGGCCTGCGCTCGGTCTTTTCCCTGCCCTTCCACCTGCAGGGCGAAGCCAGGGCAGCCCTGAACCTCTACTCTGATTTCCCGCACAAGTTCGACGGGCGGGCTGCGGAGAGGGCCAGGGACTTCACCCGGGAGATCTCACAGGCCCTGCGCCTGGCCGTCAGGTTCTCGCTGCACGCAGACAGCGCGACCAACCTCAAGGCCACCCTGGAATCCCGCACCATCATCGACATCGCGGTGGGCATCGTCATGGCGCAGAACCGCTGCAGCCAAGAGGCCGCCGTCGAAATCCTCACCGAGGCGTCCAGCAACAGCAACACAAAGCTGCGGGACATCGCCAAGTCACTGGTTGATTCGGTGGGCGGTCCCGGTGCGCGCACCTACTACCAGGAGCCGGGGAAGGTCGGGTCGGGCCCCAGCGCCTGA
- a CDS encoding alpha/beta fold hydrolase produces the protein MPYEGEVSPQGRRWVPDARLLLEAAALKRFSRRSFLAGAGASGLLAADMLVTRDVQSQRRSTRILTVPDDFADAYYPDASWFLFPGYKTSWEEAQWILNTMRGALNKRARLAAVGYSNLGLNITEVVNAITDYIAAEKITKLFFYGHSFGGMLATQVAARLLALQGVQVQFILLDSSPYSAHDVLDQSWFDGVVFLYESGVRFPSTLRGGYELGERIIHKDERSWRQILNQTLEQLSPIAPSNVLVQTESAYIYHFEGSQFAGHLGTAKMAYIGNPKDGTVDYETASETWSVVFKDNMVSSNLQTTGAAPAHASPGWNPQIYRPLVKELLDEYFPLPRGGSRVSIF, from the coding sequence GTGCCGTATGAGGGGGAGGTAAGTCCGCAGGGCCGGCGCTGGGTCCCAGACGCCCGGCTGCTGCTGGAAGCGGCTGCCCTAAAGCGCTTTTCACGGCGCAGCTTCCTGGCCGGTGCCGGGGCCTCCGGACTTCTGGCTGCCGACATGCTGGTGACCCGCGACGTGCAGTCGCAGCGCCGCAGCACCAGGATCCTGACCGTTCCTGATGACTTCGCCGACGCCTACTACCCGGACGCCAGCTGGTTCCTGTTCCCGGGCTACAAAACCAGCTGGGAAGAGGCGCAGTGGATCCTCAACACCATGCGCGGCGCCCTGAACAAGCGGGCCCGGCTAGCCGCCGTCGGGTACTCCAATCTGGGCCTGAACATCACCGAGGTGGTCAACGCCATCACTGACTACATCGCCGCCGAGAAGATCACCAAGCTGTTCTTTTACGGACACAGCTTTGGCGGCATGCTGGCAACACAGGTGGCTGCGCGGCTGCTGGCGTTGCAGGGAGTCCAGGTGCAGTTCATCCTCCTGGACTCCAGCCCCTACAGCGCGCACGACGTCCTGGACCAGAGTTGGTTCGACGGCGTGGTGTTCCTTTACGAGAGCGGGGTCAGGTTCCCGTCCACCCTCCGCGGCGGCTATGAACTGGGGGAGCGGATCATCCACAAGGACGAACGGAGCTGGCGGCAGATCCTGAACCAGACGCTGGAGCAGCTTTCACCGATTGCCCCGTCCAATGTCCTGGTCCAGACGGAGTCCGCCTACATCTACCACTTCGAGGGAAGCCAGTTCGCCGGCCATCTTGGCACAGCCAAGATGGCCTACATAGGCAATCCCAAGGACGGGACCGTGGACTACGAGACCGCGTCCGAAACGTGGTCCGTGGTGTTCAAGGACAACATGGTCTCAAGCAACCTGCAGACCACCGGTGCTGCCCCCGCCCACGCCAGCCCCGGCTGGAATCCGCAGATCTACCGGCCCCTGGTAAAGGAGTTGCTGGACGAGTACTTCCCACTTCCCCGGGGCGGTTCCCGGGTCAGCATCTTCTAG
- a CDS encoding HAD-IIA family hydrolase: protein MAEADEVAGNPAVYRSGQDIECWLTDMDGVLVHENQPIPGAAELIQRWVDTSKRFLVLTNNSIFTPRDLAARLRASGLEIPEENIWTSALATAQFLKDQVSAGGAESGNRAYTIGEAGLTTALHEAGFILTDQNPDFVVLGETRTYSFEAITTAIRLILAGARFIATNPDATGPSKDGPMPATGAIAALITKATGREPYIVGKPNPMMFRSAMNQIDAHSETTAMIGDRMDTDIIAGMEAGLHTVLVLSGITHKDDIAAYPFRPNQVLNSVADLKNQI, encoded by the coding sequence ATGGCAGAGGCAGACGAGGTAGCAGGCAACCCCGCGGTATACCGCAGCGGCCAGGACATCGAGTGCTGGTTGACGGACATGGACGGCGTCCTGGTCCACGAAAACCAGCCCATCCCGGGAGCCGCGGAACTGATCCAGCGCTGGGTGGATACCTCAAAGCGCTTCCTGGTGCTGACCAATAACTCCATCTTTACCCCCCGCGACCTCGCCGCCCGCCTGCGCGCGTCCGGTCTGGAGATCCCGGAGGAAAACATCTGGACCTCCGCCCTCGCCACGGCCCAGTTCCTGAAGGACCAGGTGTCCGCCGGGGGCGCTGAATCCGGGAACCGCGCCTACACCATCGGCGAGGCAGGGCTGACGACGGCGTTGCACGAGGCAGGCTTCATCCTCACCGACCAGAACCCCGACTTCGTGGTGCTCGGCGAGACGCGCACGTACTCTTTCGAAGCGATCACCACCGCCATCCGCCTGATCCTGGCCGGTGCCCGGTTCATCGCCACCAACCCGGACGCCACCGGCCCCTCCAAGGACGGCCCGATGCCCGCCACCGGCGCCATCGCGGCCCTGATCACCAAGGCCACCGGCAGGGAGCCTTACATTGTGGGCAAGCCGAACCCCATGATGTTCCGTTCGGCGATGAACCAGATCGACGCCCATTCCGAAACCACCGCCATGATCGGTGACCGGATGGATACGGACATCATTGCCGGCATGGAGGCTGGCCTGCACACCGTCCTGGTCCTGAGCGGCATCACCCACAAGGACGACATCGCCGCGTACCCGTTCCGGCCCAACCAGGTGCTGAACTCGGTGGCGGACCTGAAGAACCAGATCTAG
- a CDS encoding TrmH family RNA methyltransferase — protein sequence MTDEPDHQPGEAEPAKAEVGVGPWEGELPEGDHWDPDLLADGDRRNVLDKYRYWKHEAIVAELDSRRHNFHVAIENWQHDLNIGTVVRTANAFLAKEVHIIGRRRWNRRGAMVTDRYQHVRHHPTVEDFVQWAQGEGLAIIGIDIFPDSVPLETYELPRDCVLVFGQEGPGLTPEVHQAAVATLSIEQFGSTRSINAASAAAIAMHAWIRRHVFNQHV from the coding sequence ATGACAGACGAACCCGACCACCAGCCCGGGGAGGCCGAACCCGCAAAGGCGGAGGTCGGCGTCGGGCCCTGGGAAGGGGAACTTCCCGAAGGCGACCACTGGGACCCTGATCTGCTGGCCGACGGCGACCGGCGCAACGTCCTGGACAAATACCGCTACTGGAAGCACGAGGCGATCGTCGCGGAACTGGACTCGCGGCGCCACAACTTCCACGTGGCCATCGAAAACTGGCAGCACGACCTGAACATCGGCACCGTGGTGCGCACCGCCAACGCCTTCCTTGCCAAGGAAGTGCACATCATCGGCCGACGGCGGTGGAACCGGCGCGGTGCCATGGTCACCGACCGCTACCAGCATGTCCGCCACCACCCCACCGTTGAGGACTTTGTCCAGTGGGCGCAGGGGGAGGGGCTCGCGATCATCGGAATCGACATCTTCCCGGACTCCGTGCCGCTGGAAACCTACGAGCTGCCCCGGGACTGCGTGCTGGTCTTCGGACAGGAGGGGCCGGGCCTGACCCCGGAAGTCCACCAGGCTGCCGTCGCCACGCTGTCCATCGAGCAGTTCGGTTCCACCCGCTCCATCAATGCGGCCTCCGCCGCCGCCATCGCCATGCACGCGTGGATCCGCCGGCACGTCTTCAACCAGCATGTCTAG
- the fbaA gene encoding class II fructose-bisphosphate aldolase: MPIATPEIYSEMIDRAKAGGFAYPAVNVTSSQTLNAALRGFAEAESDGIVQVSTGGAAYWSGASTKDMVAGSLGFAAFAREVAKNYGVNVALHTDHCPKDKLDGFVLPLLEASEAEVKAGRNPLFNSHMWDGSAETLQENLKIARDLLARTAAAKMILEVEIGTVGGEEDGVENAINDKLYTTVEDALATIDALGAGENGRYITALTFGNVHGVYKPGGVKLRPEILKDIQAQVGAKIGKENPFDLVFHGGSGSSDQEIADAVSYGVIKMNIDTDTQYAYTRPVADHMFKNYDGVLKVDGEVGNKKTYDPRVWGASAEAGLAARVVEATKQLGSAGKTF, from the coding sequence ATGCCCATTGCAACCCCAGAGATCTACTCCGAGATGATCGACCGCGCGAAGGCGGGCGGCTTCGCATACCCGGCCGTGAACGTCACGTCCTCGCAGACCCTGAACGCAGCCCTCCGCGGCTTCGCCGAGGCCGAGTCCGACGGCATTGTCCAGGTTTCCACCGGCGGCGCAGCCTACTGGTCCGGCGCCTCCACGAAGGACATGGTCGCCGGTTCCCTGGGCTTCGCGGCTTTCGCCCGGGAGGTTGCCAAGAACTACGGCGTTAACGTCGCCCTGCACACGGACCACTGCCCCAAGGACAAGCTGGACGGATTCGTCCTGCCCCTGCTCGAGGCTTCCGAGGCTGAGGTCAAGGCCGGCCGCAACCCGCTGTTCAACTCCCACATGTGGGACGGCTCCGCCGAAACCCTGCAGGAGAACCTGAAGATCGCACGCGACCTGCTGGCACGCACCGCTGCGGCGAAGATGATCCTCGAGGTTGAAATCGGCACCGTCGGCGGTGAAGAGGACGGCGTGGAGAACGCCATCAACGACAAGCTCTACACCACGGTCGAGGACGCCCTGGCCACCATCGACGCCCTGGGCGCCGGCGAGAACGGCCGCTACATCACCGCCCTGACCTTCGGAAACGTCCACGGCGTGTACAAGCCCGGTGGCGTTAAGCTGCGCCCGGAGATCCTGAAGGACATCCAGGCCCAGGTGGGTGCCAAGATCGGCAAGGAGAACCCGTTCGACCTGGTGTTCCACGGCGGCTCCGGCTCCTCCGACCAGGAAATCGCGGACGCTGTTTCCTACGGCGTGATCAAGATGAACATCGACACCGACACCCAGTACGCCTACACGCGTCCCGTGGCGGACCACATGTTCAAGAACTACGACGGTGTCCTGAAGGTGGACGGCGAAGTGGGCAACAAGAAGACCTACGACCCCCGCGTCTGGGGCGCTTCCGCAGAAGCAGGCCTGGCGGCCCGCGTGGTGGAAGCCACCAAGCAGCTCGGTTCGGCCGGAAAGACCTTCTAG
- a CDS encoding DUF3151 domain-containing protein: MSDEFRRNLMGPEPTLLPAETEVYGQLDAGQEALDLVEKHPTSSLLWAILAEEAWAEGRTIDSYAYARVGYHRGLDSLRRNGWRGVGPIPWEHEPNRGFLRALYSLGRASSAIGEADEPERIEKFLNDSDPKAKAAIEGA, encoded by the coding sequence ATGTCGGACGAGTTCCGCCGGAACCTGATGGGGCCGGAGCCCACGCTCCTGCCCGCCGAGACCGAAGTGTACGGACAGCTGGACGCCGGTCAGGAAGCCCTGGACCTGGTGGAAAAGCACCCAACGTCCTCGCTCCTGTGGGCCATCCTGGCCGAGGAAGCCTGGGCGGAGGGGCGCACCATCGACTCCTACGCCTATGCGCGGGTGGGCTACCACCGCGGCCTGGATTCGCTCCGGCGCAATGGCTGGCGGGGCGTGGGGCCCATCCCGTGGGAGCACGAGCCCAACCGCGGCTTCCTGCGGGCGCTCTACTCCCTGGGGCGGGCGTCCTCGGCCATTGGCGAGGCTGACGAGCCGGAGCGGATCGAGAAATTCCTCAACGACTCGGACCCCAAGGCGAAAGCGGCCATCGAGGGTGCCTGA
- a CDS encoding uracil-DNA glycosylase, whose amino-acid sequence MTALAPETFHEQLMSRRYEPSVAAVNELCDSLRETKPGTVVPYVDPMHDVEECRIVSLYSNIGEADPSGFITAGDQDAATRMLGIQWKLGLRPEFVMPWNVHPWHVPGEPNGKFTPDQVQAGLKPLLKFLALVPRASVIVAHGTEANRLANLLLKTEVPLLWRRGLKTYKVRSLSGRAFAGSPARQEEFLEDMRTAYADAMARTGIAKP is encoded by the coding sequence ATGACAGCCCTGGCCCCCGAAACATTCCACGAACAGCTCATGAGCCGCCGCTACGAACCCAGCGTGGCAGCCGTCAACGAACTGTGCGATTCCCTGCGGGAGACCAAGCCCGGAACCGTGGTCCCCTACGTGGATCCGATGCACGACGTTGAAGAATGCCGCATTGTCAGCCTCTACTCCAACATCGGTGAGGCGGATCCGTCCGGCTTCATCACCGCCGGCGACCAGGACGCCGCCACCCGTATGCTGGGCATCCAGTGGAAGCTGGGCCTGCGCCCCGAGTTCGTGATGCCGTGGAACGTCCACCCCTGGCACGTTCCCGGCGAACCCAACGGCAAGTTCACCCCGGACCAGGTTCAGGCCGGCCTGAAGCCCCTGCTGAAGTTCCTGGCCCTGGTGCCCCGCGCATCGGTCATCGTGGCGCACGGCACTGAAGCCAACCGCCTGGCCAACCTGCTGCTGAAGACCGAGGTGCCCCTGCTGTGGCGCCGCGGCCTGAAGACCTACAAGGTCCGCTCGCTGAGCGGCCGCGCGTTCGCCGGTTCCCCTGCACGCCAGGAGGAGTTCCTCGAAGACATGCGCACGGCCTACGCCGACGCCATGGCCCGCACCGGCATCGCCAAACCTTAA
- a CDS encoding cobalamin-independent methionine synthase II family protein, which yields MSLNTDHIRVTHAGSLPRTPELIAANAAKEADGITPEFLDLLEASVVDIVQRQKDLGVDIANDGEYGHTMSTSVDYGAWWNYSFSRLGGLEPTNVDRWADSQVHRSSPGHIVLTSFPDRRDRQKFNDAYSDPSSGILSNRKSVTQPKIAGPLTYTGQDLVASDIRNLKTGLAAAGLSDGFVASLSPGSCARVANEYYKSDEELVYACADAMREEYKAIIDAGLTVQLDDPSLAESWDQINPEPSLEDYLKFIQLRVEATNWALRDLPQEQIRLHVCWGSWHGPHTTDIPFADIIGSVLQVNAGAYSFEAANVRHEHEWRIWEDTKLPEGKVIIPGVVSHATNVVEHPDLVADRIVRFADVVGRENVIASTDCGLGGRVHPQIAFAKLEALGEGARRATNRLW from the coding sequence ATGTCCCTGAACACCGACCACATCCGCGTCACCCACGCCGGTTCCCTCCCCCGCACCCCGGAACTCATCGCAGCAAATGCGGCCAAGGAAGCCGACGGCATCACCCCGGAATTCCTTGATCTCCTCGAGGCCTCGGTGGTGGACATTGTCCAGCGACAAAAAGACCTGGGCGTCGACATCGCCAACGACGGCGAGTACGGCCACACCATGTCCACTTCCGTGGACTACGGCGCTTGGTGGAACTACTCGTTTTCCCGACTCGGCGGCCTGGAACCGACCAACGTGGACCGCTGGGCCGACTCGCAAGTCCACCGCTCCTCGCCGGGCCACATCGTCCTGACCTCCTTTCCGGACCGCCGCGACCGGCAGAAGTTCAACGACGCCTATAGCGATCCGTCCTCGGGCATCCTCTCAAACCGCAAGTCGGTCACCCAGCCCAAGATCGCCGGGCCGCTGACGTACACGGGCCAGGACCTTGTGGCGTCGGACATCAGGAACCTGAAGACCGGGCTGGCCGCTGCGGGCCTCTCCGACGGTTTCGTGGCCTCGCTTTCCCCCGGCTCCTGCGCCCGGGTGGCCAATGAGTACTACAAGTCCGACGAGGAACTGGTCTACGCCTGTGCCGACGCCATGCGGGAGGAATACAAGGCGATCATCGACGCCGGACTCACCGTGCAGCTCGACGACCCGTCCCTGGCCGAGAGCTGGGACCAGATCAACCCCGAACCGTCGTTGGAGGACTACCTGAAGTTCATCCAATTGCGCGTCGAGGCTACCAATTGGGCCCTCCGGGACCTTCCGCAGGAGCAAATCCGGCTGCACGTCTGCTGGGGTTCCTGGCACGGCCCGCACACCACCGACATCCCGTTCGCAGACATCATCGGCTCCGTGCTGCAGGTCAACGCCGGCGCCTACTCCTTCGAGGCTGCCAACGTGCGCCACGAACACGAATGGCGGATCTGGGAGGACACCAAGCTCCCCGAAGGCAAGGTGATCATTCCGGGCGTCGTATCGCACGCCACAAACGTCGTGGAGCACCCGGACCTGGTGGCGGACCGCATCGTCCGTTTCGCCGACGTGGTGGGCCGGGAGAACGTCATTGCCTCCACCGACTGCGGCCTGGGCGGCCGCGTGCACCCGCAGATTGCCTTCGCCAAGCTGGAGGCGTTGGGCGAGGGTGCCCGCCGCGCCACCAACCGGCTCTGGTAA
- a CDS encoding M14 family zinc carboxypeptidase, with protein sequence MNKSLATFRNLALSGALALAVVAGPAPLAIAVGEGPGYDGNGQITTTKLATYDQMVSFLKDQDAKQPAMELEVIGQTVKGRDIHLVKYISDPAKPTILYLTQQHGNEQLTTEGAMEFIKHLGTGKSADILKGVNILVVPMLNADGAMGDVNFSLDNYLAKGDRHLTRYNAQGVDLNRDHVAKVQPETQALHNNVMRKYRIDYMIDLHHQGTRAERDGKLVSGSILYPTTPNADPAVVEKSKQLGAVVFNNVDSTGWGHLGKYQGGSAETISRNGISVEYGIATLLFEMRGMSDHYLDGYALGQRSNGYLIKQTVTTLTSTAAAIADGSIADADTSFWDTLAEQTSRPAGEADDE encoded by the coding sequence GTGAACAAATCCCTGGCAACCTTCAGGAACCTTGCCCTTTCCGGCGCCCTGGCGCTCGCCGTCGTGGCCGGACCGGCGCCGCTGGCCATCGCAGTGGGCGAAGGCCCCGGCTATGACGGCAACGGCCAGATCACCACAACAAAACTGGCCACCTATGACCAGATGGTTTCCTTCCTGAAGGACCAGGACGCCAAGCAGCCCGCCATGGAACTGGAAGTCATCGGCCAGACCGTGAAGGGCCGCGACATCCACCTGGTCAAGTACATTTCCGATCCGGCCAAGCCCACCATCCTCTACCTGACCCAGCAGCACGGCAACGAACAGCTCACCACCGAGGGCGCCATGGAGTTCATCAAGCACCTGGGCACCGGCAAATCGGCGGACATCCTCAAAGGCGTGAACATCCTGGTGGTGCCCATGCTTAACGCGGATGGCGCCATGGGGGACGTCAACTTCTCCCTGGACAACTACCTCGCCAAGGGGGACCGGCACCTCACCCGCTACAACGCCCAGGGCGTGGACCTGAACCGCGACCACGTGGCCAAGGTCCAGCCGGAAACCCAGGCGCTGCACAACAACGTGATGCGCAAGTACCGGATCGACTACATGATCGACCTGCACCACCAGGGCACCCGCGCCGAGCGTGACGGCAAGCTGGTCTCCGGCTCCATCCTGTACCCCACCACTCCCAACGCAGATCCCGCCGTCGTCGAAAAGTCGAAGCAGCTGGGCGCCGTGGTCTTCAACAACGTCGACTCGACCGGCTGGGGCCACCTGGGCAAGTACCAGGGCGGCAGCGCCGAGACCATCAGCCGCAACGGCATCTCCGTGGAATACGGCATCGCCACCTTGCTCTTCGAGATGCGCGGCATGTCCGACCACTACCTGGACGGCTACGCGCTGGGCCAGCGCAGCAACGGCTACCTGATCAAGCAGACGGTCACCACGCTGACGTCCACCGCCGCCGCCATTGCGGACGGTTCCATTGCCGACGCCGACACCTCCTTCTGGGACACCCTCGCCGAGCAGACGTCCCGGCCCGCCGGGGAGGCGGACGACGAATAG
- a CDS encoding adenylosuccinate synthase: MPAIVIVGAQWGDEGKGKATDLLGGRVDYVVKPNGGNNAGHTVVVGGEKYELKLLPAGILSPNAVPIIGNGCVVNLEALFQEIDGLQARGADTSRLRVSANAHLVAPYHQVLDKVTERFLGKRAIGTTGRGIGPAYMDKVARLGIRVQDVFDESILRQKVEGSLRQKNELLVKVYNRRSVVVDEIVEYFLSFAERLRPLVIDSTLVLNSALDEGKVVLMEGGQATFLDVDHGTYPFVTSSNPTAGGASVGSGIGPTRISRSIGIIKAYTTRVGAGPFPTELFDEMGMYLQKTGGEFGVNTGRPRRCGWYDAVLARHASRVNGFTDYFVTKLDVLTGIEQIPVCVAYDVDGVRHDEMPMTQTEFHHAKPIFEYFDGWTEDITGARTLADLPENARNYVLALEKLSGTRFSAIGVGPDRDQTIVVNDLIND, translated from the coding sequence ATGCCAGCAATTGTGATCGTAGGAGCCCAGTGGGGCGACGAAGGAAAAGGCAAGGCCACCGATTTGCTGGGCGGCCGTGTTGACTACGTCGTCAAGCCCAACGGCGGCAACAACGCCGGGCACACCGTCGTCGTGGGCGGTGAAAAGTACGAACTCAAGCTGCTGCCGGCAGGCATTCTCAGCCCCAATGCCGTTCCCATCATCGGCAACGGCTGCGTTGTGAACCTCGAGGCACTCTTCCAGGAAATCGACGGCCTGCAGGCCCGTGGCGCCGACACGTCCAGGCTGCGCGTCTCCGCCAACGCCCACCTGGTGGCCCCGTACCACCAGGTCCTGGACAAGGTGACCGAGCGATTCCTCGGCAAGCGTGCCATCGGCACCACGGGCCGCGGCATCGGCCCCGCCTACATGGACAAAGTTGCCCGGTTGGGCATCCGCGTCCAGGACGTCTTTGACGAATCCATCCTCCGCCAGAAGGTGGAAGGCTCGCTGCGCCAGAAGAACGAACTCCTGGTCAAGGTCTACAACCGCCGCAGCGTGGTGGTTGACGAGATCGTGGAGTACTTCCTGTCCTTCGCCGAGCGGCTCCGCCCGCTGGTCATCGACAGCACCCTGGTCCTGAACTCCGCCCTGGACGAAGGCAAGGTGGTCCTCATGGAAGGCGGCCAGGCGACGTTCCTCGATGTGGACCATGGCACCTACCCGTTCGTCACCTCCTCCAACCCCACCGCAGGCGGCGCATCGGTTGGCTCCGGCATCGGGCCCACCCGGATCTCGCGCTCCATCGGCATCATCAAGGCCTACACCACCCGCGTTGGCGCCGGCCCCTTCCCCACGGAACTCTTCGACGAGATGGGCATGTACCTGCAGAAGACGGGCGGTGAGTTCGGCGTCAACACCGGCCGGCCGCGCCGCTGCGGCTGGTACGACGCCGTCCTGGCCCGCCACGCCTCCCGCGTCAACGGCTTCACGGACTACTTCGTGACCAAACTGGACGTGCTCACCGGCATCGAACAGATCCCCGTGTGCGTGGCCTACGACGTGGACGGAGTCCGGCACGACGAAATGCCCATGACGCAGACCGAGTTCCACCACGCCAAGCCGATCTTCGAGTACTTCGACGGCTGGACCGAGGACATCACCGGCGCCCGGACCCTTGCGGACCTGCCGGAGAACGCGCGGAACTACGTGCTGGCGCTGGAGAAGCTCTCCGGCACTCGGTTCTCTGCCATTGGCGTTGGCCCGGACAGGGACCAGACGATTGTGGTCAACGACCTCATCAACGACTAA
- a CDS encoding YegP family protein — translation MAGKFEAFIDADSFFRFRLLAPDGGVIAISGPYEDKASVAAGIAAVRECAGTGLVTDLCPAGAVTRPGEAVNRHGTPPAAASAAEPRAVVVPVCGEERLPVRLHAFALAKAPRRQATSPRWTRTAAR, via the coding sequence ATGGCTGGAAAATTCGAAGCATTCATCGACGCTGATTCATTCTTCCGGTTCCGGCTCCTGGCTCCTGACGGGGGAGTAATCGCGATCTCAGGCCCGTACGAAGATAAGGCATCGGTGGCGGCCGGGATCGCCGCGGTGCGGGAATGTGCCGGCACCGGCCTGGTCACCGATCTGTGCCCCGCGGGAGCCGTAACCCGTCCCGGCGAAGCGGTAAACCGTCACGGAACCCCGCCCGCTGCCGCGAGTGCCGCGGAGCCGCGGGCCGTCGTCGTGCCCGTCTGCGGCGAAGAGCGCCTGCCCGTCAGGCTGCACGCATTCGCACTGGCCAAGGCGCCCCGACGGCAAGCGACGTCCCCGCGGTGGACCAGGACAGCAGCCCGCTGA
- a CDS encoding RNA polymerase sigma factor: MTDAQTDEAPDQPVSGTAAFSLVYRTYASQVLGYLTARGVEDPEAAMQEVFLSVLPRLDTVHGGEAGLKTFIFSVAHARMVDDHRRQSRTPVKLSFEPELDQREDTSAEKEALRRISPREVLGLLDGLPQDQREVLSLRLVGGLSIEQTAETMDKSAGAVKQLQRRALLKLRELKAVKEYLTP; this comes from the coding sequence GTGACCGATGCACAGACAGATGAGGCTCCGGACCAGCCAGTTTCCGGTACCGCTGCCTTCAGCCTCGTCTACAGGACATACGCATCACAGGTACTGGGCTATCTCACGGCCCGGGGAGTCGAGGATCCGGAGGCCGCCATGCAGGAAGTGTTCCTTTCGGTGCTGCCCAGGCTCGACACCGTCCATGGAGGAGAAGCCGGGCTGAAGACCTTTATCTTCTCCGTTGCCCATGCCCGGATGGTGGATGACCACCGCCGCCAAAGCCGGACTCCGGTCAAGCTGTCCTTCGAGCCCGAACTCGACCAGCGCGAAGATACCTCCGCGGAGAAGGAAGCCCTGCGGCGCATCTCGCCCCGGGAAGTCCTTGGGCTGCTGGACGGACTGCCCCAGGACCAGCGGGAAGTGCTGTCGCTTCGGCTGGTGGGCGGCCTTTCCATAGAACAGACAGCGGAAACCATGGATAAGAGCGCCGGTGCGGTGAAACAGCTCCAGCGGCGCGCCTTGCTCAAACTCCGGGAACTTAAGGCAGTGAAGGAGTATCTCACGCCATGA